The Chryseobacterium sp. 52 genome includes a region encoding these proteins:
- a CDS encoding ion transporter, with the protein MEREHNLVPGDKLWKRFLYRVIYRADTKLGKLFDITLLSLILISTAIIMMESVPQLDKKFHYTFLIFEWIISIFFTVEYWMRISVLKNKKNYIFSFFGIIDFLALVPFFLSFFFPVTKYFLIFRMLRMLRVFRIFNLLDFMNDGYLIVRALKHSSRKIYIFLLFLIIFSVIVGSLMFMVEGGRPGFETIPQSIYWAVVTVTTVGYGDVSPITPMGKFFAVILMLAGYSIIAVPTGIVTAEMRNKRQNLEKICEQCGNEDIDDDARYCKQCGKKLA; encoded by the coding sequence ATGGAAAGAGAACATAATCTTGTTCCTGGAGACAAGCTTTGGAAAAGGTTTCTTTACAGGGTCATCTACCGTGCCGACACCAAACTCGGGAAGTTATTTGACATTACATTATTATCTCTGATTCTGATAAGTACGGCCATTATTATGATGGAGAGTGTACCTCAACTCGACAAAAAATTTCATTATACATTTCTGATTTTTGAATGGATCATTTCCATTTTCTTCACGGTTGAATACTGGATGCGTATCAGTGTGCTAAAGAATAAGAAAAACTATATTTTCAGCTTTTTCGGAATCATCGACTTTCTGGCACTGGTTCCTTTCTTCCTGAGTTTTTTCTTTCCGGTGACTAAATACTTTCTGATTTTCAGAATGCTGAGAATGCTGAGGGTTTTCAGAATTTTCAATCTTCTGGATTTTATGAATGACGGCTATCTTATCGTAAGAGCCTTAAAACACAGTTCCAGAAAGATCTATATTTTCCTTTTGTTCCTGATTATTTTTTCCGTGATCGTAGGTTCCCTGATGTTTATGGTAGAAGGCGGAAGACCCGGCTTTGAAACGATTCCACAATCTATTTACTGGGCGGTTGTGACAGTAACCACGGTGGGTTACGGAGATGTCTCTCCTATCACACCTATGGGTAAATTTTTCGCTGTTATTTTAATGCTTGCGGGTTATTCTATCATTGCAGTTCCTACCGGAATTGTCACTGCAGAAATGCGGAATAAAAGACAGAATCTGGAAAAAATATGCGAGCAGTGCGGCAACGAAGATATAGATGATGATGCCAGATATTGTAAACAGTGTGGCAAGAAATTAGCTTAG
- a CDS encoding Nif3-like dinuclear metal center hexameric protein, which produces MTISEVISKIENRIPLQQAEDFDNVGLLCGAPDRNVSGILVCHDALENVVDEAIQKNCNLIVCFHPIIFSGLKSLTGKNYVERAVLKALENKVAIYAIHTAFDNDLFGVNYGICSHLGLKDLKILQPKKNNLKQLTVFVPKDHSEQVKEALFTAGAGNIGFYDECSFTLNGNGTFRPTEGSSPFSGQQDIRENADEDMISVIFESYKQGRIISAMKEAHPYEEVAHQVYQLDNENQHSGLGMYGELEEEMEEQDFLRLVKEKFGLEVIKHSDFTHKKIKRVGVLGGSGASGIKSALSRKCDAYLTGDIKYHDYFLAESKMLICDIGHYESEQFVTQQLFEILSQKFSTFAISKSIEKTNPVNYFI; this is translated from the coding sequence ATGACAATAAGCGAAGTAATCTCAAAAATAGAAAACCGTATTCCCCTGCAGCAGGCAGAAGATTTTGACAATGTAGGATTACTCTGCGGAGCTCCGGACCGAAATGTAAGTGGAATACTTGTCTGTCATGATGCTTTGGAGAATGTTGTGGATGAGGCTATTCAGAAAAATTGTAATCTGATCGTATGTTTTCATCCTATTATTTTCTCAGGATTAAAATCGCTGACGGGGAAGAATTATGTAGAAAGAGCGGTTTTAAAAGCGCTCGAAAATAAAGTGGCCATTTATGCCATACACACGGCATTTGATAATGATTTATTTGGAGTCAACTATGGAATATGCAGTCATTTAGGATTAAAAGATCTGAAGATTCTTCAGCCTAAAAAAAATAATTTAAAACAATTGACGGTTTTTGTTCCGAAAGATCATTCTGAGCAGGTGAAAGAAGCTCTTTTCACTGCCGGTGCCGGAAACATAGGGTTTTATGATGAGTGCAGTTTCACGCTCAATGGGAACGGTACTTTCAGACCCACAGAAGGTTCCAGTCCATTCTCAGGACAGCAGGATATTCGTGAAAACGCGGATGAAGATATGATCTCCGTTATTTTTGAAAGCTATAAACAGGGACGTATCATTTCAGCCATGAAAGAGGCGCATCCCTATGAAGAAGTGGCCCATCAGGTATATCAGCTGGATAATGAAAACCAGCATTCAGGATTGGGAATGTATGGTGAATTGGAAGAAGAAATGGAGGAACAGGACTTTTTAAGGCTGGTGAAAGAAAAATTTGGCCTTGAAGTCATTAAACACTCTGATTTTACCCACAAAAAAATCAAAAGAGTAGGAGTCCTTGGAGGATCCGGGGCCAGCGGTATAAAATCTGCTTTATCCCGGAAATGTGATGCTTACCTCACCGGAGATATCAAATACCATGACTATTTTCTGGCGGAATCTAAAATGTTGATCTGTGACATAGGTCATTATGAATCAGAACAATTTGTTACTCAACAATTATTTGAAATTTTGTCACAAAAATTTAGTACATTTGCAATTTCAAAATCTATTGAAAAAACAAACCCAGTAAATTATTTCATTTAA
- a CDS encoding zinc ribbon domain-containing protein, translating into MAKTNDISVEEKLRALYDLQIIDSRLDEIRNTRGELPIEVEDLEIEIEGLEKRSEKFHADIKDQDDQIKTKHEVINHAKTLIEKYKSQQDNVRNNKEFEALGKEMEFQDLEIQLAEKRIKEFGVKIAHKNETVSELNGKISDLKNHLKFKKEELDGLVSETQKEEEYLIEQSKEYAGKIDERLLASYNRIRRSSINGLAVVGLERGAPKGSFFTIPPQKQMEIAQRKKIIIDEHSGKILVDDELVMEENDRMKSVIKF; encoded by the coding sequence ATGGCAAAAACCAACGATATTTCAGTTGAAGAAAAATTAAGAGCTTTATACGATTTGCAGATCATTGATTCAAGATTGGATGAAATCCGAAATACCAGAGGAGAATTGCCAATTGAAGTTGAAGATCTTGAAATTGAGATTGAAGGACTTGAGAAAAGATCTGAAAAATTTCACGCAGATATCAAAGATCAGGATGACCAGATCAAAACAAAGCATGAAGTGATTAACCATGCAAAGACTTTAATTGAAAAATACAAATCTCAGCAGGATAATGTAAGAAACAATAAAGAGTTTGAAGCATTAGGAAAAGAAATGGAATTCCAGGATCTGGAAATTCAGCTTGCTGAAAAGAGAATTAAAGAATTCGGAGTTAAAATTGCTCACAAAAATGAAACTGTAAGCGAACTTAACGGGAAAATCAGTGACTTAAAGAACCATTTAAAATTCAAAAAAGAAGAATTGGATGGCCTTGTTTCTGAAACTCAAAAAGAAGAAGAGTACTTAATCGAGCAGTCTAAAGAATATGCAGGTAAGATCGACGAAAGATTATTAGCTTCATATAACAGAATCAGAAGAAGCTCTATCAATGGATTGGCTGTTGTAGGATTAGAAAGAGGTGCACCTAAAGGTTCATTCTTTACCATTCCTCCTCAAAAGCAGATGGAGATCGCTCAGAGAAAGAAAATCATCATCGATGAGCACTCAGGAAAAATTCTTGTAGATGACGAATTGGTAATGGAAGAAAATGACAGAATGAAATCTGTAATTAAGTTTTAA
- a CDS encoding GEVED domain-containing protein, translating to MKKILLANLLMIGTFTLAQTYCIPEFDEGCSGGDVINSFEIPSAGFSHLDTGCSQASYGDYVNQTINLNAGLNYSFSVTHEYSSQNVRIWIDFDNNGTFDDAAPELVAEASSVGSDVNSITNGVISIPSTVTPGSYRMRVADRFSSQPEPCNTLGYGEAHDYTVVIGAVPSCLSPSNLTSNTVTSNSAAISWTASTSTVGVGYEYYYSQTNTAPTSTTVATGSVGASSTSVPLPNLSPATNYYVWVRSVCSASDKSGWSLGATFVTDCAVIVPTTTYTNDFSTFPGTCWEQASGGDASTGPDDIEELWYDGDFLNANDGNNSAKINLFSTGTVAWLKTVPFNLSAGGYRVKFDYGITEFFDTTSSSMGSDDVVQFLVSGDGGNTWTVLQTWDAANGASNTSTTYSYDLTSYTGANTVFAFYASEGAVNDSEDYEFFVDNFKIESASLATSEVSKGKENIKAYPNPFTDVLNISKADMVKSVSVTDVSGRLVKTIENPSSALHLEDLKQGLYFVTLNMKDGSKQMIKAIKK from the coding sequence ATGAAAAAGATTTTACTTGCGAATTTATTAATGATTGGCACGTTTACATTAGCCCAGACTTATTGTATACCCGAATTTGACGAAGGATGCAGTGGCGGAGATGTAATTAATAGTTTTGAAATTCCGTCAGCAGGATTCAGTCACCTTGATACAGGATGCTCTCAGGCGTCTTATGGGGATTATGTCAATCAGACTATTAATTTAAATGCGGGTCTTAATTATTCATTTTCTGTAACACATGAATATTCCAGCCAGAATGTACGGATTTGGATTGATTTTGATAATAACGGAACTTTCGATGATGCCGCACCGGAACTGGTGGCAGAGGCAAGCAGCGTAGGAAGTGATGTTAATTCAATTACCAACGGCGTGATATCTATTCCTTCAACAGTGACACCAGGAAGTTACCGGATGAGGGTTGCTGATCGTTTTTCCAGTCAGCCGGAACCTTGTAATACCTTAGGATATGGAGAAGCACATGATTATACAGTGGTTATTGGAGCCGTTCCAAGTTGTCTGTCACCAAGTAATTTAACTTCAAATACGGTGACCTCAAACTCAGCTGCTATTTCGTGGACCGCTTCTACAAGTACAGTTGGAGTAGGCTATGAATACTATTATTCTCAAACAAATACAGCGCCTACCAGCACTACTGTTGCCACGGGAAGTGTGGGAGCGTCTTCTACATCCGTACCGCTGCCTAACCTGTCTCCGGCTACTAATTATTATGTATGGGTAAGGTCTGTATGCAGCGCTTCCGATAAAAGTGGATGGTCTTTGGGAGCAACATTTGTAACTGACTGTGCTGTTATAGTTCCTACTACAACGTATACAAATGATTTTTCAACATTCCCGGGAACCTGCTGGGAGCAAGCTTCTGGTGGAGATGCCAGTACAGGACCGGATGATATTGAAGAGCTTTGGTATGATGGAGACTTCCTGAATGCCAATGATGGTAACAATTCTGCTAAGATAAACCTTTTCTCTACCGGAACGGTGGCATGGCTGAAGACTGTACCTTTCAATCTGTCAGCAGGAGGATACAGAGTGAAGTTTGATTATGGAATTACAGAGTTTTTTGATACTACGTCATCCAGTATGGGGTCTGACGATGTCGTTCAGTTCCTGGTATCCGGTGACGGAGGAAATACATGGACTGTTCTGCAGACATGGGATGCTGCGAATGGAGCTTCCAATACTTCTACTACCTATTCCTATGATTTAACATCTTATACCGGAGCGAATACCGTTTTTGCATTCTATGCTTCTGAAGGAGCTGTAAATGATTCTGAAGACTATGAATTCTTCGTAGATAACTTTAAAATAGAATCAGCGTCATTAGCTACGTCTGAAGTTTCTAAAGGAAAAGAAAATATTAAAGCATACCCGAATCCTTTCACAGATGTCTTGAATATTTCAAAAGCAGATATGGTAAAATCAGTTTCTGTTACTGATGTATCAGGAAGATTGGTAAAAACCATTGAAAATCCTTCTTCTGCTCTTCATTTAGAAGATCTTAAACAGGGATTATATTTTGTTACTTTAAATATGAAAGACGGTTCTAAACAGATGATCAAAGCGATCAAGAAATAA
- a CDS encoding acyl-CoA dehydrogenase: MDFNLSEEQLMIQQAARDFAQNELLPEVIERDREQKFPTEQVKKMGEMGLLGMMVDPQYGGAGMDSVSYVLAMEEIAKIDASAAVVMSVNNSLVCAGLEKFASEEQKVKYLTPLASGKVIGAFALSEPEAGSDATSQKTTAEDKGDYYLLNGIKNWITNGGTASYYIVIAQTDPEKKHKGINAFIVERGWEGFEIGVKEDKLGIRGSDTHSLIFNNVKVPKENRIGENGFGFNFAMAVLNGGRIGIASQALGIASGAYELALKYAKTRKAFKTEIINHQAIAFKLADMATQITAARMLCFKAAVEKDAGKDISEIGAMAKLYASQVAMDTTIEAVQIHGGYGYVKEYHVERMMRDAKITQIYEGTSEIQKIVISRSIAK; the protein is encoded by the coding sequence ATGGACTTTAATTTATCGGAAGAACAGCTGATGATTCAGCAGGCTGCAAGAGATTTTGCACAAAATGAACTATTACCTGAAGTTATCGAAAGAGACCGCGAACAGAAGTTTCCCACAGAACAAGTAAAGAAAATGGGTGAAATGGGTCTTTTAGGAATGATGGTAGACCCTCAATACGGTGGTGCTGGTATGGACAGCGTTTCTTACGTATTGGCAATGGAGGAGATCGCAAAAATAGATGCTTCTGCAGCTGTTGTAATGTCTGTAAACAACTCATTGGTATGTGCAGGTCTTGAAAAATTTGCTTCCGAAGAGCAGAAAGTAAAATACCTTACTCCTCTTGCCAGCGGAAAGGTAATTGGTGCTTTTGCATTATCTGAGCCTGAAGCAGGTTCTGATGCTACTTCTCAAAAAACAACGGCAGAAGATAAAGGAGATTACTATCTTTTAAATGGTATTAAAAACTGGATTACAAACGGAGGAACTGCTTCTTACTATATTGTAATTGCACAGACAGATCCTGAGAAAAAACATAAAGGAATTAACGCTTTCATCGTAGAAAGAGGATGGGAAGGTTTTGAAATCGGAGTGAAAGAAGACAAATTGGGAATCAGAGGAAGTGATACACACTCTTTGATTTTTAATAATGTAAAAGTACCGAAAGAGAACAGAATCGGAGAAAACGGTTTTGGATTCAATTTTGCAATGGCCGTATTGAACGGAGGAAGAATCGGGATTGCTTCTCAGGCATTAGGTATCGCTTCAGGAGCTTATGAATTAGCTTTAAAATATGCTAAAACAAGAAAAGCTTTCAAAACAGAAATCATCAACCACCAGGCGATTGCATTCAAATTAGCAGATATGGCGACTCAGATCACTGCGGCAAGAATGTTATGCTTCAAGGCTGCTGTTGAGAAAGATGCTGGTAAAGATATCTCTGAGATTGGTGCAATGGCAAAATTATACGCATCCCAGGTGGCAATGGATACTACTATTGAAGCAGTACAGATCCACGGAGGATACGGATACGTGAAAGAATACCACGTAGAAAGAATGATGAGAGATGCGAAGATCACGCAGATCTATGAAGGGACTTCTGAAATCCAGAAAATTGTGATCTCCAGAAGCATCGCCAAATAA
- a CDS encoding reprolysin-like metallopeptidase — protein MKRKLLFITGLLVLSGTAGAQQNTWSRASQKNVKETRERSIRTSDYQLVNLNTDELKHQLSLAPDRNRLSSEKGILVKFPNDQGTFDTYEVFEASTMHPDLQSRYADIQSYVGQKVGDPLTNIRFTYDPYFGLNAAVRGIKGIYYIDSYSNDNKTYMVYDRKNAVSQNRFDCLFKGDSPLIDVPSDMHGKTVVDGLMRKYRLAISTTTEYTTYAAQQAGVGAGTDAQKKAAVLAAVNLAVARLNQVFENEISVTLQLVANTDLLFFIGTDTFDALDAYQMIDENVTVTNNAIGVSNYDLGHVFFQATQGNDNGLAYTPAVCGSVKAGGVTGSASPVGDPFVIDYVAHEMGHQFGANHTQNNGCNRNTATSVEPGSASSIMGYAGICAPNVQNNSDAYFHAVSIREMYTRITGAGNCGVNTATGNNEPTANAGPDKTIPMGTPFVLTGVGSDPDGDAITYNWEQIDTGAATMPPRPTNAIGPMFRSMWGTTSPTRYFPRLSTIIEGYDSSIITATNYRAWEKLSTVARNLNFSLMVRDNKPVGGQTGRDDIQLTVSTAAGPFTVTSQNAGGVVWNVGTPQTITWNVANTNAAPVNTANVMILLSKDGGLTFPQTLVASTPNNGSYAFNVPGGLGTSFTSRIMIKAVDNVFLNVNTTNFTINSTLGISEAEKAEEGIRIYPNPSKGIFTIETEAGNGIAYTVYAMDGKLVNAKKEVKGGKIREEVNLSYLPSGVYIVQVDKDGQKISKKLIIKK, from the coding sequence ATGAAAAGAAAATTATTATTTATTACAGGTCTTCTGGTTCTTTCGGGGACAGCAGGAGCCCAACAGAACACCTGGAGCAGAGCTTCGCAGAAAAATGTAAAAGAAACAAGAGAAAGAAGCATCAGGACTTCAGATTACCAACTGGTCAATTTAAATACCGATGAACTGAAACATCAGCTTTCTCTGGCACCAGACAGAAACAGACTTTCCTCGGAAAAAGGAATTCTCGTGAAGTTTCCTAATGATCAGGGAACATTTGATACATATGAAGTATTTGAAGCCTCTACCATGCACCCGGACTTGCAGTCAAGATATGCTGATATACAATCTTACGTAGGACAAAAAGTAGGAGATCCGTTGACAAATATCAGATTTACTTATGATCCTTATTTTGGCTTGAATGCAGCGGTGAGAGGTATTAAAGGAATATATTACATAGATTCCTATTCTAATGATAATAAAACCTATATGGTATACGACAGAAAAAATGCGGTGTCACAAAACCGTTTTGACTGTCTGTTTAAAGGAGATTCACCTTTAATTGATGTGCCTTCGGATATGCATGGTAAAACGGTGGTGGATGGATTAATGCGTAAGTATAGACTGGCCATCAGTACAACAACAGAATATACAACTTATGCTGCCCAACAGGCAGGTGTAGGGGCCGGAACAGATGCCCAGAAAAAGGCAGCGGTACTTGCAGCGGTTAATCTGGCTGTTGCCCGTCTGAATCAGGTATTTGAAAATGAAATTTCAGTGACATTACAGCTTGTTGCCAATACAGACCTGTTGTTTTTCATAGGTACAGATACTTTTGATGCGTTAGATGCATACCAGATGATTGATGAGAATGTTACAGTGACTAATAATGCTATAGGGGTTAGCAATTATGATCTTGGGCATGTATTTTTCCAGGCTACTCAAGGGAATGATAATGGCCTTGCCTATACGCCGGCAGTTTGCGGTAGTGTTAAAGCCGGAGGAGTTACCGGTTCTGCCAGCCCTGTAGGAGATCCTTTTGTGATTGATTATGTTGCACACGAAATGGGACATCAGTTTGGAGCCAACCATACGCAAAATAATGGCTGTAACAGAAATACGGCAACCTCAGTAGAACCCGGAAGTGCAAGTTCTATTATGGGATATGCCGGAATCTGTGCTCCGAATGTGCAGAATAATAGTGATGCATATTTCCATGCGGTAAGTATCCGTGAAATGTACACAAGAATTACCGGAGCTGGAAACTGTGGTGTAAATACAGCAACAGGAAATAATGAGCCGACTGCTAACGCGGGACCAGACAAAACAATTCCTATGGGAACCCCGTTTGTCCTAACGGGTGTAGGATCTGATCCTGACGGAGATGCTATCACTTACAATTGGGAACAGATTGATACAGGAGCTGCTACTATGCCTCCAAGACCTACCAATGCGATAGGGCCAATGTTCAGATCCATGTGGGGAACAACTTCTCCTACAAGATATTTCCCGAGACTTTCAACCATTATAGAAGGGTATGACTCTTCCATTATTACGGCCACAAACTACAGAGCCTGGGAGAAATTGTCAACGGTGGCAAGAAATTTAAACTTCTCCTTAATGGTGAGAGATAATAAGCCTGTGGGCGGGCAGACCGGACGTGATGATATCCAGCTTACGGTATCTACTGCTGCAGGACCGTTTACGGTAACTTCTCAAAATGCAGGAGGGGTAGTCTGGAATGTAGGAACCCCTCAAACAATTACATGGAATGTAGCCAATACAAACGCAGCTCCTGTAAATACAGCGAATGTTATGATCCTGCTTTCTAAAGACGGAGGACTTACATTCCCTCAGACCCTGGTAGCCAGCACGCCAAACAACGGTTCTTATGCATTCAATGTTCCGGGAGGGTTAGGAACCAGTTTCACATCAAGAATAATGATCAAAGCAGTGGATAATGTATTCTTAAACGTGAATACAACAAACTTCACGATCAATTCTACATTAGGCATCAGTGAAGCTGAAAAAGCTGAAGAAGGAATAAGAATTTATCCGAATCCTTCAAAAGGAATTTTCACGATTGAAACTGAAGCTGGAAATGGTATTGCGTACACTGTTTATGCAATGGACGGAAAGCTGGTCAATGCTAAAAAAGAGGTAAAAGGCGGTAAGATCCGTGAAGAAGTTAATTTATCTTATCTTCCTTCAGGTGTTTATATCGTTCAGGTAGATAAAGACGGTCAGAAAATTTCCAAGAAGCTGATCATCAAAAAATAA
- a CDS encoding DUF4349 domain-containing protein, with product MKKFVLLVALSSTFIMCKKGEAATSKIEDTLHAADSAATTINETVNSINTTADKVLDSANIRIKDFENTQSDIRQKIENTSKIVDSLSDKIASTKLESKIEKKDSAEKKSEKIVVNVPAPKVIKETKIIYKDKPKNDSYELKNRMVKTGLLSVKADNAETVKEMIKEETIRNNGYVKSEELSYISVEPARKESSYTETNQKVYYMDLKVPIRNFDSLMNDLSGIGTIETKNIQVSGNNYADNTICSITVTVTDQSDEEKEPKTFGEKSLAGISSGWNVITSTLLFILPLWPLFLIAGIGYYFYKRKNKKTTDDNPQ from the coding sequence ATGAAAAAGTTCGTATTACTGGTTGCTTTATCAAGCACGTTCATTATGTGTAAAAAAGGGGAAGCAGCAACCTCTAAGATAGAAGATACTTTACATGCTGCAGACAGTGCTGCTACGACTATTAATGAAACCGTGAATTCTATTAATACTACTGCAGACAAAGTTTTGGATTCAGCCAATATCAGGATAAAAGATTTTGAAAATACCCAATCAGACATTCGGCAGAAAATAGAAAATACATCCAAAATCGTAGATTCTCTGTCTGATAAAATTGCTTCTACAAAATTGGAATCAAAGATTGAGAAAAAAGATTCGGCAGAGAAAAAAAGTGAAAAAATAGTAGTCAATGTACCTGCTCCTAAGGTGATCAAAGAAACCAAGATCATATATAAGGACAAGCCTAAAAATGATAGCTATGAGCTTAAAAACAGAATGGTAAAAACAGGTCTTCTATCCGTAAAAGCAGACAATGCAGAAACGGTAAAAGAAATGATAAAAGAAGAAACCATCAGAAATAACGGGTATGTAAAAAGCGAAGAACTTTCCTATATTTCGGTAGAGCCTGCCAGAAAAGAGTCTTCTTATACTGAAACCAACCAAAAAGTATATTATATGGACCTCAAAGTTCCAATCCGGAATTTCGACAGCCTAATGAATGATTTAAGCGGTATTGGCACTATTGAAACCAAAAACATCCAGGTTTCCGGAAATAACTACGCGGACAATACAATATGCAGCATAACAGTGACTGTTACTGATCAATCAGACGAAGAAAAAGAACCTAAAACTTTCGGCGAAAAGTCACTGGCCGGGATTTCTTCAGGATGGAATGTCATCACTTCTACCCTTCTATTTATCCTTCCGTTGTGGCCTTTGTTCCTGATTGCCGGGATCGGATATTATTTCTATAAAAGGAAAAATAAGAAAACGACTGACGATAATCCTCAATAA
- a CDS encoding AMP-dependent synthetase/ligase, translated as MTIKRLFDIPHYALEKFPKTDMFVTKYQGEWKKTSTLEFINQGNKISRGLLKLGIKPGDKIALITTNSRTEWAVMDFGLSQIGVVSVPVYPSISAEDYEFIFNNAEIQYCFVSDKELLTKVMKVKHNIPSLQGVFTFDTISGAANWREIMDLGEDDSTQIEVEDLSNAINSEDLATIIYTSGTTGRPKGVMLTHHNIVSNVLGSIPRIPKRKSLDYKDSRALSFLPICHIFERMLFYLYQYNGFSIYFAESIDKMGDNIKEVKPHYMTVVPRLVEKVYDKIYNTGSSAGGLKSKIFFWALNLISKKKVISKPSGLREIIADKLVFSKWREGMGGEIITLVSGSAALSTRLNMMFQNAGIPILEGYGLTETSPVIAVNSFEKMKAGTVGVPLDNLQVKIQEDGEITVKGPSIFKGYFKAEDMTREAFTEDGFFKTGDIGHIDGEGFLQITDRKKEMFKTSGGKYIAPQTIENLAKASKFIEQIMVVGDGEKMPCALIQPDFEFAKNWAMRNNLNIGSSPAEIAKSPELKERIEKEMEGINEHLGNWERIKRIELTPEVWAIDTGLLTPTLKLKRKAIKEKFMDLYNKMYEHHE; from the coding sequence ATGACAATCAAAAGATTATTCGATATTCCACACTACGCTTTAGAAAAATTTCCTAAAACGGATATGTTTGTAACCAAATATCAGGGCGAATGGAAAAAAACTTCAACATTAGAGTTTATCAACCAGGGAAATAAAATATCCAGAGGGCTTTTGAAGTTGGGTATAAAACCTGGAGACAAAATTGCTCTGATCACTACCAATTCCCGTACGGAATGGGCTGTCATGGATTTTGGATTATCACAAATCGGCGTTGTTTCTGTACCTGTTTACCCGAGTATTTCTGCTGAAGATTATGAATTCATTTTCAACAATGCTGAAATTCAGTACTGTTTCGTATCGGATAAGGAACTGCTTACTAAAGTAATGAAGGTAAAACATAATATTCCTTCGTTACAGGGAGTTTTCACCTTTGACACGATAAGCGGAGCAGCTAACTGGAGAGAAATTATGGATCTTGGTGAAGATGATTCTACTCAAATTGAAGTGGAAGATCTTTCTAATGCTATTAATTCTGAAGATCTTGCTACTATTATTTATACTTCCGGAACCACAGGGAGACCGAAAGGGGTAATGCTTACCCATCACAATATCGTTTCCAACGTTCTGGGTTCTATTCCTAGAATTCCAAAGAGAAAAAGCCTTGATTATAAGGATTCGAGAGCATTAAGCTTCCTTCCGATCTGTCATATTTTTGAAAGAATGCTTTTCTATCTGTATCAGTACAATGGATTTTCTATCTATTTCGCTGAAAGCATTGATAAAATGGGCGATAACATCAAAGAAGTGAAGCCTCATTATATGACTGTAGTCCCAAGATTGGTAGAAAAAGTATATGATAAAATCTACAATACAGGTTCTTCTGCCGGCGGTCTGAAATCTAAAATATTCTTCTGGGCTTTAAATCTGATCAGCAAAAAGAAGGTTATTTCAAAACCATCCGGATTACGGGAGATCATTGCTGACAAGCTGGTTTTTTCCAAATGGAGAGAAGGTATGGGAGGTGAAATCATCACACTGGTTTCCGGTTCTGCTGCGCTATCCACAAGATTGAATATGATGTTCCAGAATGCAGGAATTCCTATTTTGGAAGGATATGGATTAACAGAAACGTCACCGGTAATTGCTGTAAACAGTTTTGAAAAAATGAAAGCCGGAACGGTAGGAGTTCCATTGGATAATCTCCAGGTAAAGATCCAGGAAGATGGTGAAATTACGGTAAAAGGTCCGTCTATTTTCAAAGGCTATTTTAAGGCTGAGGATATGACCAGGGAAGCTTTTACTGAAGATGGATTTTTCAAAACAGGAGATATCGGGCATATTGACGGAGAAGGTTTCCTGCAGATCACTGACCGTAAAAAAGAGATGTTCAAAACATCAGGAGGAAAGTATATCGCTCCGCAAACAATTGAAAACCTGGCAAAAGCCTCGAAGTTCATCGAGCAGATCATGGTAGTGGGTGACGGTGAAAAAATGCCTTGTGCACTGATACAGCCGGATTTTGAATTTGCAAAAAACTGGGCCATGAGAAACAATTTAAATATTGGTTCTTCACCTGCAGAAATTGCTAAAAGCCCTGAACTGAAAGAAAGAATTGAAAAGGAAATGGAAGGGATTAATGAGCACCTTGGAAACTGGGAAAGAATCAAAAGAATTGAGCTTACCCCAGAAGTCTGGGCCATCGATACAGGATTGCTTACTCCTACTTTAAAGCTGAAAAGAAAAGCGATCAAAGAAAAATTCATGGATCTGTACAACAAAATGTACGAACATCACGAATAA